catctgcacatcgacccagatgtcggtattaccttcaatatcatcttccggacgaatatcaaaggtgataaccatatcaggctcaaatgcataagtcttgcatagtgctcggaaagttttgcatccaaaataggtgtagtcgtctgcattgtataattttgcgtggaaaatataaccatgctcggtcttcaagtacactttctttacctccatagtatgactgaaacctatcttatccaagacaaaactcttgcatggcaggggatacgttagtagaatagtaaaaaaattaaattataagttgaagcaaatgaagaagatgtcatgcttaattacgaaaaaagacttgtcattgtgacttactatatccacttcgaagttcacgtccagcttgatgctgaagagcctatcatcatctaggaagattctgtcgcacatcgtcttcgcagtatttgcaaataccaaaatccttttcgttgtcagacatttcctatgttcatagttgaaacattaattgaaaatcaatcgaagacaactaccaggatactcaaaatatcttataggactcatattgacatgagcattcaataagcaaaaccaaatcgtaaaataaataagtattcaaattagcatgcactcaataagcaaaagtaaatcatctcatgcgtccgtacatcgtcgaatattatcactaatacatcccgaatagtatcatacatataacatcactaatacaactaaaaccctagcgcatgacgggtatcggcgcaggcggtggacacccaaagagaaggaaccatcacaggatcgtagctccagtgagatccctggagaacctgccaggtattggagaacctgtgctccaacgcaaacaagtagcgacggatgtgcgcgtcctcctcactaacacggtgacgcaccacctctgcggggtcctcgagcctctggaccgtcactggcccacgcgaccgccaccaaagaaggttcgggtcaacgacaggctggctcctcacaaACCTGCgcccccccggtaggtagcgcctcccagtaccaccccggcggagcccagtcccggacatggcccatctggtgacgcaggtgtcctcagccgactcgacgacgaggatgcgggataggcatcgtcgacgtcgatgcgcaaaaaattgctttaactaaaaaaataacaacaaatgtgacatgttcaactagttctattaattcaactagttcttacgattaaatctagtaaattaatttgcaggaatgttgactccttcccggtgcggcaagtcccgggcactcgatatgtccttgtttgtagcacaagtcatgccggaattcacggaaaatttcggcatgacttttactcaaaagtggacaaatcgagaacctgaaatttgccagaatggaaatgaatcaacattccggcaaaacataggctactcgacttcattccctggaaacaacaaagccacttaggcacaatcgaaccacttcaataatggaatatgcaaatgaacatcaatgacatatatcatataacaacaatcttgttttttgtttacatagcaacaattagtttaaccaagtttttgaaagaaaaacaattctgttttttgttttttgaatgaaatgactgtttaggcattttcataaaaatttgccctagctaatttcctaaaaaaattgctaatcatttttcctaaatgctaaaaaatgcctactgccctaaacaaatctagggttcatatgaacacctagggttcatatgaacacctagggttcatatgaacatcaccACAGGATCAACACatatatgaattgccctagcacagagagagagagaggaggataggggagaggagaggcagagccttacggtgACTGTGGCGAGGGAGGGCCAGGCGGCGTCGAggacggggtcggggctcgggcgcgcggtggagggcggcgtcgatgtcggggccaggggcggcgtcgaggtcagggGCGGCgtggaggtcggggtcgggggcggcctCGAGGGTgtgcggcgggcgacggcggtggtgaggttgagggcggcggcgggcggcggcggtgaggtcgagagcggcagggcgacggcggcgatggagcagttgggggagagggggaagtggagggaaaggacttagtgaaattttgaGCCCGCACAGCCGGGGGTTAAGTCAacctagcagcagcgcgttttgccggagcgcgctatagctaagttagctatagcgtgtcAAGCGAAACGCGTTGCagctattcctttctgttttataatATCAATAGCGCTTTGCCCtgaaaaaacgctactgctaagtctaagcatgtaaaaacttcaaatatatacattggtcatcattgatctttttgtgtagaatctaaatagtcaacatgaatcctcacagtacctgtataggcactggtgaagattcatattgcagccacaaatcctacacatataattcaatgaagaccaagtgctcgagatagtttgagaagtaacatatttaaggtggtaaacaccttgttcgcttagcggtatgggactaaacttaattaggtgcaatacttagcagtagcgtgttttgaagaaaaacgttgctactaagtactttagcagtagcgcgtcctaggaagggcgctactactatatctagcctggggcCAACGTTGTGGCAATTATAgaagtagcgcttgtttcacctagaccGCTACTACTACCgtgctattagtagcgcggttttatggagctcgctactgctaattagcagtagcgtctctTTTTAAACCGcgatgctgctaagattctgtgtataaggttttccctagtagtgacaatatgtgtttatttgtgattgttatgcttctttgtttctatccATGTtaaaatggtagaaagatcccttgTTAATATCAAgcaaattgccatccccgatgttgcaccttcgcacgtcaagtacgtctagtagtgggctcataaaattggggtgctgctaggtgtccttgacctgaagggttcgtgtcggacacggacatgcactgcatcaggttaacttgacaagacTATCAAAACGGTTtcgggccttgtggcaaagaaggttgtgagccggggtatgagataccttcccgaccgacaagagttgtatagagatacgattagcaaggagttgcttaccggataggtatgttggctagcagtgatgctaaagcttactagtcgcatgcgctagtcggatcctgaatcactgagagtttgtggagggatgctgacttcagtgggagtatttctgtttaaggccTGAATTACTTTatataaacacattgcttagtgatttcatatttttctgttaTAGATCAAGGGCACCACTTGCTCAAcacaactttgcattgaaattaattctggaaaaggataaactgaatggaacaaactttaccgtctggtatagaaatttgagaattgttctcaagcacgataaaaaggaacatgttctagaggatccacttccagaggaacctgccacAACCAGGAATGCCTACCAGAATCCAAcgagatcagctgcctcatgctggcttgtatggagcctgaTTTGCAATAGCATTTCGAAGAtgttggggctttcgatatgatcgagagtctcaagagcatgtttcaggtgaaggctaggaccgaaaggttcaacgtctggcgatccttgatggattgcaagctgaaggaaggtgatccactgagcccgcttgtgatcaagatgatcagatacgtgcaagctttggatcggttaggcttcccgctcttggatgatcTGGCTACAGAtgtagttctgggttctcttccgcctagatatgggacgttcatctcgaactatcatatgcacgacatggataagaagctcactgaattgcatgggatgcttaaGGTGGCGGAGTAGGATAtaaagaaaggcacgcatcaagtgttgatggtgcagaactcggacaagttcaagaagagttggtccaagaggaaggctaaggcaaagggcacggagatggtaatCTCTGCCGCTGCGTCGAAGTcaggaccggactcgaagaccatgCTGCGAGACACGGTCGAGcaaagatgggatttgcccctccgatcaggagagatgtactctgggcccctcgtgtgatccgaccaagataagcatgacaatgcgacaaggattatgagataatccggtttgtggtcggtatcactggaacaagaaagaggttgtgctagcacaaggatgacagactcgccttgagcccgccaacatatatcgtgtggcaaagggaatagAAGTGTGACATCTTGTACAAGTTCGCCAACCGGTTTCATTGtctacttggtggtcggcacgccttgctagaggccgctaccagccgagcaggtcggaggtgatcggACCCTGTGGCCAATCTGACTTAAACCTcaggggtcgcacgcttaagggaaggaacctatgaggtcggatCCGACTCCACGAGTCAGGTGTGATCCTATTCGGACTTGGATCCAGGCCGgacagactttgggctttaggatccgtgtgaggcccaagtgttgagcccacgacggatgcctatataaagtggaggtacgGCACACTCATTTTGTTGattgcttcggcgctgtcactagggctttgcatgtgttgcaaatagcCATCTTCAGTCGCCCCCGGTTGTGTGATtggacctagcagtctgccgcacgacgttcctcctgcacgcaaggataccgttagaggtggtgcacCTGCACCCCTCCGGCGAACCTATTCGTGGGATCCGATCAGCTACGTGGGAGATCGACGAGGAGAAGATGACTCACCCTACCGTAGAATCCAACACATATGCAATTAGCCCATACTAGAAAAGCCAAATTAACTGGCTAGCGGATACATTTTTTATCTTTCCAATTTGCACATTAACTTAGTCACCTAATTACCTTTTCACTTCTTATCCAGTGTCCTTGCCACCACGTCCTGCTAGTACACATAATGGATGATATATACACACGTTTTCCTACACCACTTCTGTTATACATTGTACTTTGACATGTCAACACGGACCGTACAGTAATGAATTTTTTTAAGAATATAAATATTTTGAATGGATTAACCTATCTCTCTTTTGAGCACAAAGTTATTCACACCATGACTCTTGTGCAGGACAAACTAGATGCGCAATAACATTCTGTTGCAATTcggaaaagaaggatggaagaCAGAGGTTGACGATAAGTTTTCCGCTATTTTAAAGGTACATCTTCCTACAAAATACCATTTTTTTCACTTAACCTTACCTCAGTATCAACAAAACTGTTTTGACTGGTATTACGGGTAACTCATGTTAAAGAAAACATAAAACAGTTGGAACTTGAAGCTGTAATTAATTGGCATGCTCATGCCTCATATATGCAAAGGAAAACTTTTTTTTTACTAATTACAGTAACAAATGATGTATCTCCAAGGAAATCATCAAATGAACGGTCCAAAATAAGGATCTACAAATTTCAAATATATATAGAAGTAACTCATACTTTCTATGAGACCCTGTATCGTTATTTCCTTCAAATAGTTCTATTTCATTCTCTTGAATTTTCTTAATAAAAGGCGAGTTTTCATCAGGCCAGCAAATGATTTTCAACGAGATGGATCATTTACTACACTTTTTaatcctaagagcatctctagcagatcgtGTAAAACGCTCTACCACAAATTTCATCTAAGAGATCCTGTAAAATGAATTTGCGGTATCGCAGAAGGCATGGCAGAACAGATCCACtatatgatactatatatataatttaaacttcaactTCATGAGATGATAGTTCACCAGAGTTCATGACACATTCGAACACACAAACTTAAAACATAGTAGATAAACCTAAATCTAAACTAGTCTAGGGCTTGATGTTGAGGTTGTACTCAGTCACGGAGCGGTCGAAAGTGTAGGCGAGCTGGTACCTCTCCTTGGCCGCCTCGAGCCATGCGGCGGCGCCTTCTTCTCTTGCTTCGAACGCCTCCTTCGCCTTGTGGAACTCGATCTCCACCTCACGGAGACCCTTGGTGGTCAGCTAAAGGACCTCCCTGATCTCGTCGAACGCGCTTCACGCCCTCCGGCTGCTGCTGCTAGAGTGGGCGCCGCTTCTACAACACTTCCAATGGTTTTGGGCATTGAATACTTCACCCGATTTCTCACGCACCCTAGGTCTACCGGCACCCTCGCCGCACTACCCCTCGTCGCCACCAGACAACGCCCACGGGTGGTCGCCAGCGGCAAGACTGTCTTGCGCAGGCACAATGTCTAGGCCGGCCTCTGGACGTCTTGGCACGCTCAACATGGTGGCCGGCCTTGGATCTCTCTATGGTGAGGTAGCCACAGAGGCTCGATGGTCAGGATTTGGTGCTTGGCACCTGATGCTTAGTGGACTAGTTGCAGGCATGAAGTGTCGGGCCCAATTTGGGGCTACGCCGATTGTGGTTGGGCAACCAAGGTAGTGAAGGGAAGTGTTGGCAGTGGCGGATCAAGTCTTCCATTGCTCTGTGGTGTACTATGCTGCCACGGTGAGACTCTGTGGTGGCAGCTGAACCCGACAGCTGAAAGGCTTCACTGGCTGCGGGCACTGAGCTCCACCTTCATGTGGGTTGCCAGGGTGGACATCATGCGTGGATCTGGGCTCAGTAATGCGGTGGCAGATGGTTTGTCTAGCTGGATGGAGCAAGTTGGGGGCTGTGCAGGTGCGCGGGGCTGCCTGGAGGTGCTCCCCGTGGAGTCGCATGATGGGTCTTTACTGAATGGAGTCGCACGATGGTTCTTTACTGAATGGAGTCGCACGATGAGTCCTTGCTAACACTTTATCAGTATTTTAAATTCCAATTAAGAAAATATACGAGCCTATGCTCTTGAATTTTTCAAGTAACATGTATTTTAGGAATCCATGATATAATCCCATGGGAAAGACTTTCAATGACTAACTTAGCTAGAAGTCATCAAATGGCTCTTTCAAATCATCCTTGATATCTTCTCAGAATCTTAATAAGCAAATCAGATAATTAATAGTATAATAGATTATGTCCAAACGTACTAAAATACGTGGATGGTTtgccttttttgtttttgttagtTATTTTATGCTAAAACTAGAAATAGTGAAAGTAGGTGTCTTGTACTTAGGTGCCTTGGGTGGTACCGAGTTCAACGCCAAACCTTTTGCAAACAACAGAAATAATCAATATAGTTGATATAAGGCTCATTTTCTCTTTGTCAAAAAATGGTTACTACTATCTTCATTACAAGGTCCATTGCATATGTTTCCTCAGCCTTCGTATTTTCTGTTCCCTTGTATATAGATATTGTCAATCATATGACTACACAACAAGAGGGGGCGTGATTCACTATCCAGTCAGTACATGATCCATTGCGTATGTTTCCTCAGCCTTTGTATTTGTTGTTCCCTTGAATATCTATCCTCAGTCATGACTACACAACAAGAGGGGACGTGATTCACTAGTCGTTCCATTACATGATCCATATGTCATACAGGAATCGAGCCACCAATAAATGCAACTATCGTTATGATATTTTTCAGAAGTTGCCGCCATAAATATTCATAATCCTGAACATTCTGCAAAGTAGAGCTAGGAAACAAGAGAATCTTTGAAGCGGTCCACAACTCACCACCCACCTCACAATACAGCCTCTAATATGGATAAGTTGGTGCACTAGTACACCAGAGAAGATAGATCGAGAACCAATATATAGAAGCTGCAGTGACGTCAGTTTAAACAAGACATCATATTATTAATAATATTATAGTAGCCAAATACACTTGTTGTCATGCGCCAGCATACAACTTATTTTTACAATGACCCAAATGACGAAACAGACAAATACACATGCATATTCATTTTTCAGCAATACATACGCTCCAAGTAATAAGCGCATATATATATGAGCTGTGACCCGGAAACCAATTCTCAACATACATACGCTCCAAGCAATAAGCGCATGCCAAGAACGTACGTATCAGAGGTTTATTTAGTATAAAACATTATTAGTCACGATGACAAATTTACTCAAATGTTAACTGTGGACTTGTGGACGCAGACCTCATAGCATGGCTGAAGAAGCTCCAATCACGAGTCTCCTTACTGAGGGGCTGCGGCGCTGTGGTGCTTAGCATTGCAGTTGCAGTCGTTTTTCAGCACGCATTCGACAAAGCACTTCTGGATTTCGCCACCATCGCCGCCTTCTAAGATGCACTTTCCTGCACAAGCACAGTTCTTGGAGCAGATGCAGTCAGTGACAAGACCAACTTTTTCGGTCTTGTCGATGCAAGTTTCTGCAGGCGCTGGTTCTGCATTAGCTGCAGAGATGAACAGGATGGCCAGCACCATGCCGACGGCAACCATCTTCTTCTGAGCACCAGAAGCCATTGATGCTAGCTAGCTCTGGAAAGGAGACTATTGGTGTGTGTATTGGCTTGTGAAGCTGTGGGCTGTTGACGCATGTTCCTCCAGGCCTTTGGTATTTATAGAGAGCCAATGAATGCATGCATGCCCCGCCTTTCTCTAATCTAGTTATCCTCCCGTTACACAAAAGGAGGGAAAAATGCGAGTGCCTTCGTTTCATTCCCGGCCACACACATGCACGTACCGATGTGGATGTGGATGAGCTTAAGCCAAGAGTAGGTGTTCACATGCAATTAGTGGATACTTTTTTTTATCTTCCCAATTTGGACATTAGCTTACTCAGCCTATTCTTATGGTATTTAATTATAATCAACTAATGCGCTGTTCACTTCTTATCCAGTGTCCAGGCCACCACGTCCTGCTAATACACTTAATGGATTATATATACACACGTTTTTCCACACCACTTCTGTTATACTCCCCCCTGTCCTTTTTAATTTGCATATAAGTTTTGTGCGAAGTTAAAGTATCT
This region of Triticum aestivum cultivar Chinese Spring chromosome 2D, IWGSC CS RefSeq v2.1, whole genome shotgun sequence genomic DNA includes:
- the LOC123048269 gene encoding uncharacterized protein translates to MASGAQKKMVAVGMVLAILFISAANAEPAPAETCIDKTEKVGLVTDCICSKNCACAGKCILEGGDGGEIQKCFVECVLKNDCNCNAKHHSAAAPQ